Proteins encoded within one genomic window of Actinomycetota bacterium:
- a CDS encoding O-antigen ligase family protein, giving the protein MNSTFEARVDRGIHWIWIPVIIAVCLAVGLLLSQFSPGFAVFVSLAVAATIAFITWPRLALYGLLLLSPFYFILNDLLTSGQLAGLATHISILDYLVIIAVAGTVWQLLRGNQYGAYRLAGIDIMALLWLAVVFVGLAYGYSQGFEASFRSARGPLMYALYFVAAFELTSNRRLREFGWIMMINSYAIGVIGLLAVAGYLTPYFPELTVGLVGDSLTLTRPNFFVEPALTIPNIIFLVLHFRFMGLRVRRSLFLNVLIAGALVLNMLVLALSVTRGFWLGMIAALLAAALLLSRYFNILKFRQILKVCVFSVFTAIAVSFILERFFDVSMSSVIFSRLDSMTSGSDPTSDYRLNEFQVYLRSFLESPLIGHGFGSSLGISIEYASYGFAHNQYIWILQTTGLFGGIIFAIFILLAILNALKTLSASREDGLPEMMNVLFLSTLAGFAAVSFTSPELSNPTTVPLMVTLLGISRAQFGRLQSRSDQEVDGP; this is encoded by the coding sequence ATGAACTCCACTTTTGAAGCCAGGGTAGATAGAGGGATCCACTGGATCTGGATACCTGTCATCATCGCGGTCTGTCTCGCTGTCGGTCTACTTCTCTCACAATTCTCACCTGGTTTTGCTGTATTTGTATCGTTGGCCGTGGCGGCTACGATCGCCTTCATCACCTGGCCGAGGCTTGCCCTTTATGGATTGCTGCTCCTCAGCCCCTTCTATTTCATTCTCAACGATCTTCTGACATCTGGTCAGCTGGCGGGGCTGGCGACGCACATCTCGATCCTTGATTACCTTGTGATCATCGCAGTGGCAGGCACAGTCTGGCAATTGTTGAGGGGAAACCAATACGGCGCTTACAGGCTTGCCGGTATCGACATCATGGCGCTGCTCTGGCTCGCAGTGGTCTTCGTAGGACTCGCATACGGCTATTCCCAGGGATTCGAAGCTTCATTCCGCTCTGCACGAGGCCCGTTGATGTACGCGCTTTATTTTGTGGCCGCCTTTGAGCTGACCTCGAACCGGCGACTTCGGGAATTCGGCTGGATCATGATGATCAACTCATATGCGATAGGAGTGATCGGGCTTCTCGCGGTTGCCGGATACCTGACTCCATATTTTCCGGAACTGACAGTCGGGCTTGTAGGTGACTCGCTCACGCTGACCAGGCCAAATTTCTTTGTCGAGCCTGCCCTGACAATACCGAATATAATATTTTTGGTGCTGCATTTCAGGTTCATGGGTTTACGGGTCAGAAGGTCGCTCTTTTTGAATGTCCTGATCGCAGGAGCCCTGGTCCTGAATATGCTTGTACTCGCCCTTTCGGTGACCAGAGGTTTCTGGTTGGGGATGATAGCGGCACTCCTGGCCGCTGCCTTGCTGCTGAGCCGATACTTCAATATCCTCAAGTTCCGTCAGATCCTCAAGGTATGCGTGTTTTCCGTGTTCACTGCGATAGCGGTTTCTTTCATCCTTGAACGTTTCTTTGATGTCAGCATGTCTTCAGTCATCTTCAGCAGGCTGGACAGCATGACTAGCGGTAGTGACCCGACTTCCGATTACAGACTTAACGAATTCCAGGTATATCTCAGATCGTTCCTCGAGTCGCCATTGATAGGACATGGTTTTGGATCGTCCCTGGGAATCTCGATCGAATATGCCAGCTATGGTTTCGCCCACAACCAGTACATCTGGATCCTGCAGACAACGGGCTTGTTCGGAGGGATCATCTTCGCCATATTTATCCTGCTGGCGATACTCAACGCCCTGAAGACTTTATCAGCCAGCAGAGAAGACGGGTTACCGGAGATGATGAACGTCCTTTTTCTCTCTACCCTGGCCGGGTTTGCAGCGGTTTCCTTCACGTCACCCGAGCTCAGCAACCCTACCACAGTGCCGCTCATGGTCACGCTTCTCGGCATATCAAGAGCCCAGTTCGGACGGCTTCAGAGCCGGTCTGACCAGGAAGTAGACGGGCCGTGA
- a CDS encoding glycosyltransferase family 4 protein, whose translation MDDEPKTILLDGRMLAGRNTGMGRYVSQLAGMHAEIDPPDLRMQLVCMDDDTPPDAIGGVVRSNRRTQTLWQQVRTPPELNSSRCDIFHYPSFDPPGVRGKRLVVTCPDIEPLILPSLFSRRIVFYYRLLTRRMRAASRIIVFSASTGKDLDSVLGIDTERIKVIPLGVESRFAPADESWRDEVVSKYHLPEKYVLYVGNTMPHKNLPRLVEAFAAVRLSHPHVELLLAGAKDKYRHQVEAAISSSGLVGAIRFIGKVPETDLPAIYSCASVFAFPSLYEGFGLPVLEAMACGTPVVASDAASIPEVAGDAAILVDPLDTMALAGAIVGVLDSPDRAAHLSAKGIQRASLFSWRRCAEEHLTVYRDLLGIS comes from the coding sequence TTGGATGATGAGCCAAAAACGATTCTGCTGGACGGCAGGATGCTGGCGGGCAGGAACACCGGGATGGGACGTTATGTTTCGCAGCTTGCAGGCATGCATGCAGAGATCGATCCGCCTGACTTGAGAATGCAGCTCGTCTGCATGGACGATGACACACCCCCCGACGCGATCGGCGGCGTTGTCAGGTCGAACCGGAGAACGCAGACTCTTTGGCAGCAGGTCCGGACGCCCCCAGAGCTGAACAGCAGTCGGTGCGACATCTTCCACTATCCGTCTTTCGACCCACCAGGAGTTCGTGGCAAAAGGCTCGTCGTCACCTGTCCTGATATCGAGCCGCTCATATTGCCTTCGCTTTTTTCCAGAAGGATCGTTTTTTACTACAGACTCCTCACCCGGCGCATGCGCGCAGCATCGCGGATAATCGTCTTCTCAGCCAGTACCGGAAAAGACCTCGATTCTGTCCTTGGAATAGATACTGAACGCATCAAGGTCATACCGCTTGGGGTGGAATCGAGATTCGCTCCGGCAGACGAATCGTGGCGGGATGAAGTCGTTTCGAAATATCATCTGCCGGAAAAATACGTCCTGTATGTCGGCAACACCATGCCTCACAAGAATCTTCCCAGGCTGGTTGAGGCTTTTGCTGCAGTTCGCCTCAGCCATCCTCACGTAGAACTGCTGCTCGCCGGTGCGAAGGACAAGTATCGCCACCAGGTCGAAGCTGCGATATCATCTTCCGGGCTGGTTGGTGCCATACGGTTCATCGGGAAAGTGCCGGAGACGGATCTGCCAGCTATCTATAGCTGCGCGAGCGTGTTTGCCTTTCCTTCCTTATACGAAGGTTTCGGGCTGCCCGTGCTCGAAGCAATGGCGTGTGGAACGCCGGTGGTCGCCTCTGATGCCGCCTCTATCCCGGAGGTGGCCGGAGATGCCGCAATCCTGGTCGATCCGCTGGATACCATGGCGCTCGCGGGCGCGATCGTGGGCGTCCTCGACAGCCCGGACAGGGCTGCACACCTGTCCGCGAAAGGCATTCAGCGCGCTTCCCTGTTTTCCTGGCGAAGGTGTGCAGAGGAACATCTCACCGTCTACCGCGATCTTCTGGGGATTTCATGA
- a CDS encoding ABC transporter permease has product MFREALRNINRRRVRTILTVLGISIGIIALTVMGSLSEFMNRMVEVSIQDAREIINVQPKFSLGAPGSGTISLETQERIRNMPEVEKAIPFVVAALGGRDGAEDQSAFSGMAGFPPEDTAYRFRNVELQSGSFLESGDTTAILIGNGLALKYGLETGEIVNFRGQDFLVKGIFKPYEGMYVNNSAIVPIETVRRIALLPPEAVVLNVIPRDGADPEAVAARISEENSDVKALSPKAAEEQASRGTIIFTAIVLGLAIISLVVGGVATVNTMVMAISERTREIGLKKAIGAPDRAILMEYVTEAAIIGLIAGVFGLLAGIAATIGLNSLTASQFGVQIFRVTYRLAFLALSFAVGLGALAGLLPAYRAARLDPVKALRTQ; this is encoded by the coding sequence TTGTTCAGGGAAGCGTTGCGCAACATCAACCGCAGGCGTGTCAGGACTATCCTGACAGTGCTTGGCATCAGCATCGGCATAATCGCCCTGACCGTCATGGGGAGCCTTTCCGAGTTCATGAACCGCATGGTGGAAGTCTCCATACAGGATGCGCGCGAGATCATCAATGTCCAGCCCAAGTTCTCACTCGGCGCTCCGGGGAGCGGTACCATCTCACTCGAGACGCAGGAACGGATCCGCAACATGCCCGAAGTCGAAAAGGCCATTCCATTTGTAGTCGCTGCCCTGGGTGGAAGAGACGGAGCCGAAGATCAGAGTGCCTTTTCCGGCATGGCCGGCTTCCCTCCGGAAGATACCGCTTATCGCTTCCGCAACGTCGAACTTCAGTCGGGTTCATTCCTGGAATCTGGCGATACAACCGCCATTCTGATCGGCAATGGCCTCGCACTGAAATACGGCCTCGAGACAGGGGAGATAGTCAACTTCAGAGGCCAGGATTTCCTGGTCAAGGGCATTTTCAAGCCTTACGAGGGCATGTATGTCAACAACAGCGCCATAGTGCCCATTGAGACGGTGCGCCGCATCGCCCTGCTGCCGCCGGAAGCGGTGGTATTGAATGTCATCCCGAGAGATGGCGCAGATCCTGAAGCTGTAGCAGCGAGGATCAGCGAAGAGAATTCCGATGTCAAAGCGCTGTCACCCAAGGCTGCCGAAGAGCAGGCCTCCCGAGGCACCATTATTTTTACTGCCATTGTCCTTGGACTGGCGATCATTTCTCTCGTAGTCGGAGGCGTCGCTACCGTGAATACGATGGTTATGGCCATATCCGAACGGACCAGGGAGATAGGCCTGAAAAAAGCAATCGGCGCACCAGACCGGGCCATATTGATGGAATACGTGACCGAGGCGGCTATTATCGGCCTGATAGCCGGAGTATTCGGGCTTCTGGCAGGCATAGCCGCTACGATCGGCCTGAACAGCCTCACCGCATCCCAGTTCGGCGTTCAGATCTTCAGAGTCACATACAGGCTGGCTTTCCTGGCACTATCCTTTGCGGTCGGCCTGGGCGCCCTGGCCGGGCTGCTGCCAGCGTACAGGGCAGCTCGTCTCGATCCGGTGAAAGCGCTCAGAACCCAGTAG
- a CDS encoding sugar transferase — protein sequence MPRLVLFADILAGLAAVAFAWFMVSTYPSLSVHSRPNLSLFDIMFYCSFVALTLTGIALNGDYVYGKRYSRLVDVSQVIKAAFISFAMLVCSAFVLEDFVLSESYEFSRPGILIMVSVFVTLLLVVRLAAHHTQIRQFDSGAWRKKMVIVGAGPAGVDLFEHLRAKNWLGVNCVGFVDEHAAVSPVEDVPLLGKVADLPRLVQEEKIEEVVIALAPEEHSLMEEIVNNGVRRDVKVRIIPDSFAYPYSNLDIQEYDGLAMINVKQPSLDAMHNGLKRLMDIVIALLLFMFNLPLMIPIFVMIHITSKGPAIYRQTRLGKDGKPFEMMKFRSMFVGAHEMREELKRRNEASGAMFKMKEDPRITRFGRFIRKTSLDELPQLINILKGDMSMVGPRPPLPDEVGRYQAHHLKRLAVRPGVTGLWQVSGRDRRDFEEMSRLDLYYIENWSIVFDLKIILKTVPVVLSRKGAY from the coding sequence TTGCCCCGCTTGGTCCTTTTCGCCGATATCCTCGCCGGACTGGCCGCGGTCGCGTTTGCGTGGTTCATGGTATCGACATATCCCTCCCTTTCCGTGCACAGCCGCCCCAACCTTTCCCTGTTCGATATCATGTTCTACTGCTCTTTCGTGGCACTTACGCTGACCGGTATCGCCCTTAATGGCGATTATGTCTACGGTAAAAGATATTCCCGCCTGGTGGACGTCTCCCAGGTTATCAAGGCAGCCTTTATCTCCTTTGCCATGCTCGTCTGCTCCGCTTTCGTACTCGAAGATTTCGTCCTTTCGGAGAGCTACGAATTCTCACGGCCTGGAATCCTTATCATGGTCTCTGTGTTTGTCACATTATTGCTTGTTGTCAGGCTTGCAGCGCATCATACCCAGATCCGGCAGTTCGATAGCGGCGCCTGGCGAAAGAAAATGGTGATCGTTGGCGCCGGGCCAGCTGGTGTTGACCTGTTCGAGCATCTCAGGGCCAAGAACTGGCTTGGGGTCAATTGTGTCGGTTTTGTGGACGAGCATGCGGCAGTCTCACCTGTTGAAGATGTACCACTACTCGGCAAGGTCGCCGATCTGCCGCGGCTGGTCCAGGAGGAGAAGATCGAAGAGGTTGTGATAGCGCTGGCTCCCGAGGAGCATTCGCTCATGGAAGAGATCGTGAACAACGGAGTCCGGCGTGACGTCAAGGTTCGCATCATCCCTGACTCATTCGCCTATCCTTACAGCAATCTCGACATCCAGGAGTACGACGGCCTGGCGATGATCAACGTGAAGCAGCCGAGTCTCGACGCCATGCACAACGGTCTGAAGCGATTGATGGATATCGTGATCGCGCTGTTGCTCTTCATGTTCAACCTGCCTCTGATGATCCCCATCTTCGTGATGATCCACATAACATCCAAAGGCCCGGCTATCTACCGGCAGACCAGGCTGGGAAAAGACGGCAAGCCATTTGAGATGATGAAATTCCGCTCAATGTTCGTGGGAGCCCATGAGATGCGTGAAGAGCTGAAACGCAGGAATGAAGCGTCCGGCGCCATGTTCAAGATGAAAGAAGACCCTCGCATAACCCGCTTTGGAAGATTCATCAGAAAAACCAGCCTCGACGAGCTACCACAGTTGATAAACATCCTGAAAGGCGATATGAGCATGGTTGGCCCGCGGCCGCCACTGCCCGATGAAGTCGGGCGCTATCAGGCGCATCATCTGAAGCGGCTCGCTGTGCGGCCCGGTGTGACCGGTCTCTGGCAGGTCAGTGGCAGAGACCGCCGTGATTTTGAAGAGATGTCCAGGCTTGACCTGTATTACATAGAGAACTGGTCGATAGTGTTCGATCTGAAGATCATCCTCAAGACCGTGCCAGTAGTGCTCTCGAGAAAAGGCGCCTATTAG
- a CDS encoding O-antigen ligase family protein translates to MAIEAFAVFADGGYFPNAMTLCVVGAWLCLAMLLVSEREEFYRDWDAVQLSLLGLAVAFWIWTGLSISWSISADQSLIEFNRTGGYVAIFVLGVTAGRHLLCRRIAVILLLAIATAASVYGLGPKTFPSVVENLDEMGRIAVPIGYVNAMGLLMAMGFVLAIYLSSDRTFHWSLRIISAMASPLLLTCLFFTLSRGATLALILGLIVYFSVSTVRLRSFGVMLLSLVPTVLIAMWSSGQDALMKDRVPMSERIVAASTLRWYVVASVIAAGLIFTICIILGRQVKVPQMLSKGSGALILASVILLALGGAIWFTSSKPSFSDWSRQAYHDLRYGAPSNEGTGRLLEMGSSGRWKLWEESLESWEEHPYLGSGGQSFPLVHLLKRDSSSIFVKQPHSHPFQLLAEFGIVGFLLGMAFITVAMTFSTITLCRQKDRWERSLAAAILSMLVIYLIHASYDWDWNMFALTMAFFYFSGIMLGWPRPRMLPRSGRIDGSQTRATEPAAVI, encoded by the coding sequence ATGGCGATAGAAGCCTTTGCCGTTTTCGCCGACGGAGGCTATTTCCCGAACGCGATGACGCTTTGCGTGGTGGGTGCCTGGCTATGCCTGGCTATGCTCCTGGTCTCAGAAAGGGAAGAGTTTTATCGGGACTGGGATGCAGTGCAGCTTTCCCTGCTGGGGCTGGCGGTGGCATTCTGGATCTGGACCGGCCTGTCGATCTCATGGTCCATCTCAGCAGACCAGTCCCTGATCGAATTCAATCGGACCGGGGGATATGTAGCGATTTTCGTGCTGGGAGTCACAGCCGGCAGGCATCTCCTGTGCCGCCGAATCGCAGTCATCCTCCTGCTGGCGATCGCCACCGCAGCATCCGTCTATGGTCTCGGGCCGAAGACCTTCCCGTCTGTCGTAGAGAACCTTGACGAGATGGGCCGGATCGCCGTGCCGATAGGATATGTCAATGCGATGGGCCTTCTCATGGCCATGGGATTCGTTCTTGCGATATACCTGTCTTCTGATCGTACATTCCACTGGTCCTTGCGAATAATCTCGGCGATGGCTTCACCGCTGCTTCTGACCTGTCTGTTCTTCACGCTCTCACGAGGGGCAACACTCGCGCTGATCCTGGGGCTTATCGTCTATTTTTCAGTTTCCACTGTAAGGCTGCGCAGCTTTGGAGTCATGCTTCTGTCACTTGTCCCCACTGTTCTCATCGCAATGTGGAGCAGTGGCCAGGACGCGCTGATGAAAGACCGTGTCCCTATGAGCGAGAGGATTGTAGCTGCATCCACGTTGAGGTGGTATGTGGTTGCATCCGTGATCGCCGCAGGTCTCATCTTCACAATATGCATCATATTGGGTCGCCAGGTAAAAGTCCCTCAGATGTTGTCGAAAGGCTCGGGAGCGCTGATCCTTGCTTCAGTGATATTGCTGGCGCTTGGAGGCGCCATCTGGTTCACGTCTTCCAAACCTTCGTTCAGTGACTGGTCGCGGCAGGCATATCACGACCTGAGATATGGAGCTCCCAGTAACGAAGGAACCGGACGGCTGCTTGAGATGGGCTCTTCGGGGCGCTGGAAATTATGGGAAGAGTCACTCGAAAGCTGGGAGGAACATCCTTACTTGGGATCGGGTGGGCAGAGCTTTCCGCTTGTACACCTGCTGAAGCGCGACAGCAGCTCGATTTTTGTGAAGCAGCCCCATAGCCATCCGTTCCAGCTTTTAGCCGAGTTCGGCATCGTCGGTTTCCTGTTGGGCATGGCGTTCATCACAGTGGCAATGACTTTTTCCACGATCACACTCTGCCGCCAGAAAGATCGCTGGGAGCGCAGCCTTGCTGCAGCGATCCTCTCGATGCTGGTTATCTACCTGATCCACGCATCCTACGATTGGGACTGGAACATGTTCGCGCTCACAATGGCTTTCTTCTACTTTTCCGGAATAATGCTCGGTTGGCCACGTCCCAGGATGCTGCCGCGTTCTGGTCGAATTGACGGTAGTCAGACGCGCGCGACTGAGCCGGCAGCGGTAATCTAA
- a CDS encoding class E sortase encodes MKKFVKIIGILLIVAGLGVLMIVPGSWLLGYIAQRGLDSEFDQESASAMALNQSVIDKMQGAAEVEKLRELARAFQRQLRSEQTIARLEIPRIGVNAVVVEGTTDGSLRKGVGHMEDTPLPGMGDNFSVAGDRVLYGAPFLNLDDLSEGDEIRVKTTYGIFTYNVVSTKITVPEDTEILKYPGYEAITLITCDPPWDTSHRLIVQGKLVSAELLEQPAG; translated from the coding sequence ATGAAAAAGTTCGTAAAAATAATTGGAATATTGCTCATTGTAGCCGGTCTCGGGGTTCTGATGATCGTGCCGGGTTCATGGCTGCTTGGTTACATCGCTCAGAGGGGCCTGGACAGCGAGTTCGACCAGGAGTCCGCCTCTGCAATGGCACTCAACCAGTCTGTCATCGACAAGATGCAGGGAGCTGCCGAAGTGGAAAAACTGCGGGAGCTTGCCAGGGCTTTCCAGCGCCAGCTACGGAGCGAACAGACCATCGCCCGCCTTGAGATTCCACGTATCGGAGTGAACGCTGTGGTCGTCGAAGGGACGACTGACGGATCCCTGAGAAAGGGAGTAGGCCACATGGAGGACACTCCCCTGCCTGGAATGGGCGATAATTTCAGTGTAGCCGGCGACCGGGTGTTGTACGGGGCGCCCTTCCTTAATCTGGACGACCTGTCCGAAGGCGATGAGATAAGGGTAAAGACCACTTATGGCATTTTCACCTATAACGTGGTGAGCACAAAGATAACAGTGCCGGAAGATACGGAGATCCTGAAGTACCCCGGCTATGAAGCGATCACGCTGATCACCTGCGACCCTCCATGGGACACATCACACCGCCTGATCGTGCAGGGAAAGCTGGTATCGGCGGAACTCCTCGAGCAACCGGCCGGCTGA
- a CDS encoding glycosyltransferase family 2 protein, translated as MLTAPDSSEAECRPSGGPDISVVIVSFNTRALLIECLESLYRPDQVFSFETIIVDNDSHDGTADAVQAGFPQVRMIQNEENLGFGTAMNMGAAIARGRYLMVLNPDTLVPPETIPRLLGFLESENEPRLASCHLVGPQKSYQLSCARFPTPLRIFMLFTRLAKVIPIESFQSYYEKFDWDNLALDEPGADSVWQVDTVLGAFFILPLDEFRKAGGFDERFFMHFEEIDLMKKLETRGCHTYMIPDVSVMHYGGASTKQDYEKMRFEQQRSLLLYLHKWHGMSAAQSIRFFLIIMALIRYVSAIASERVRGREHSASQFRSASRAILVGLLRMNFQSSAD; from the coding sequence ATGTTGACAGCACCTGACAGTTCGGAGGCGGAATGCCGTCCGTCCGGTGGGCCAGATATCTCAGTGGTTATCGTCAGTTTCAATACCCGCGCCCTGCTGATCGAGTGTCTCGAAAGTCTTTACAGGCCAGACCAGGTTTTTTCATTCGAGACCATCATCGTTGATAATGATTCCCACGACGGAACTGCAGATGCCGTACAAGCGGGATTCCCACAGGTCAGGATGATCCAGAATGAAGAGAACCTCGGCTTCGGTACCGCTATGAACATGGGAGCTGCCATAGCCCGAGGCAGATATCTCATGGTACTGAATCCTGACACGCTGGTACCTCCAGAAACTATCCCCCGCCTTCTGGGATTCCTCGAATCTGAGAACGAGCCTCGCCTTGCGAGCTGCCACCTGGTTGGACCACAGAAGTCATATCAGCTCTCGTGCGCCCGCTTTCCGACTCCTTTGCGCATTTTCATGCTATTTACGCGCCTGGCAAAAGTAATTCCCATCGAGTCGTTCCAGTCATACTATGAAAAATTTGACTGGGATAATCTTGCCCTGGATGAACCGGGAGCAGATTCTGTCTGGCAGGTTGACACGGTGCTTGGCGCCTTTTTTATCCTGCCGCTCGATGAGTTCAGAAAAGCTGGCGGTTTTGACGAGCGCTTTTTTATGCATTTTGAGGAAATAGACCTCATGAAAAAACTAGAGACCAGGGGCTGCCATACCTATATGATCCCCGATGTGAGCGTAATGCACTACGGAGGTGCGTCCACGAAGCAGGATTATGAGAAGATGCGCTTTGAACAGCAGCGCAGCCTTCTCCTTTATCTGCATAAATGGCACGGCATGTCTGCCGCCCAGAGCATCCGCTTCTTTCTGATTATAATGGCGCTGATCAGATATGTGAGCGCCATTGCCTCTGAACGAGTCAGGGGCCGAGAGCATTCTGCGAGTCAGTTCCGCAGCGCGTCGCGGGCAATCCTCGTCGGCCTCCTTCGTATGAATTTCCAATCCTCAGCCGACTGA
- a CDS encoding AAA family ATPase, protein MATPSPSSGNSDFRENLNIVWRRKWILFTCILLITAIAVIATIIFNTPSYQSSAELLQRRSGLDKVLLGSDVLQQSNFSPERNMQTAAELVKSPEVVSKVEERLGDELDGRNPALMISVSLIDKTDIMKLVATDGDPQVAADVANAFAVEYMAWRQKVDREVLSQARLPLEAQINSIPAEQRESSTTYRVLADKLETVKLLEAMQTGNLEMVKPATVSQTAIARNPVTVGVVAFFISIIVGVGLIFLIERLDTKIRSTDEITRRIDKPIISTIPRINSGYGSMVTLENPSGACSEAYRLLKTNLSYIEPDNDVKSIMITSPEPGEGKSTTIANLAITMARAGQRVIVMEADLRRPMLSHYLGLENSIGLTNAISGAFTLRETLQEIEAQDLIIRSTIGDQSSGSGMGVNSLNGVKPVYCVTSGPTPPNPGEMAASDRMAELIAEASDYADIVLVDAPPLGAVGDAASMATKVDGVLIVMKLAQTSRKSFGFIESFMETVPCNVLGLVVTNAGSSSAYEGSYYY, encoded by the coding sequence ATGGCAACCCCCTCTCCTTCGTCTGGAAACTCGGATTTTCGGGAGAATCTGAACATAGTCTGGCGACGCAAATGGATACTCTTCACGTGCATTTTGCTGATCACCGCGATAGCTGTGATCGCCACCATAATCTTTAATACTCCCAGCTATCAGTCCTCAGCCGAGCTGCTGCAGCGGCGCTCGGGCCTTGACAAGGTCCTGCTGGGGTCGGATGTCTTACAGCAGTCGAACTTCTCCCCCGAGAGGAACATGCAGACCGCGGCGGAGCTGGTCAAATCGCCGGAGGTCGTCTCCAAGGTCGAAGAGAGGCTTGGAGATGAGCTTGACGGGCGCAATCCGGCCTTGATGATCAGTGTCTCGCTGATAGACAAGACAGATATCATGAAACTCGTCGCCACCGACGGAGACCCCCAGGTCGCAGCTGATGTCGCGAATGCATTTGCAGTTGAATACATGGCCTGGAGACAGAAAGTCGACCGCGAAGTCCTCAGCCAGGCCAGGCTGCCACTGGAAGCTCAGATCAACAGTATCCCCGCAGAACAGCGGGAATCGTCGACAACTTACAGAGTACTCGCCGACAAGCTTGAGACTGTCAAGCTGCTGGAGGCCATGCAGACCGGGAATCTCGAAATGGTCAAGCCCGCAACAGTTTCACAGACTGCGATTGCCAGAAATCCTGTCACGGTCGGGGTAGTCGCCTTTTTTATAAGCATCATTGTGGGCGTCGGTCTTATCTTCCTGATCGAACGCCTCGACACCAAGATCAGAAGCACTGATGAGATCACCAGGAGGATCGACAAGCCCATCATCTCTACGATCCCCCGTATCAATTCAGGATATGGATCCATGGTAACACTGGAAAATCCCTCAGGCGCCTGTTCAGAGGCATACCGGCTGCTTAAAACAAATCTCAGTTATATCGAACCTGACAATGATGTGAAGTCGATCATGATAACCAGCCCGGAGCCAGGTGAGGGTAAATCAACCACTATCGCAAACCTTGCCATTACCATGGCCAGAGCCGGACAGCGGGTTATCGTGATGGAAGCCGACCTCAGACGCCCCATGCTCTCCCACTACCTTGGCCTCGAGAATTCAATTGGACTCACGAACGCGATATCGGGAGCGTTTACCCTGAGAGAAACGCTTCAGGAGATCGAAGCCCAGGACCTGATCATCCGGAGTACGATCGGCGATCAGAGTAGCGGTTCAGGAATGGGAGTCAACAGCCTTAATGGCGTAAAACCTGTTTACTGCGTGACGTCCGGGCCGACGCCTCCAAATCCTGGTGAGATGGCTGCGTCTGACAGAATGGCAGAATTGATCGCGGAAGCCAGTGATTACGCTGATATCGTACTGGTTGACGCCCCGCCGCTGGGTGCTGTCGGTGACGCCGCAAGTATGGCAACCAAGGTTGACGGAGTCCTGATCGTGATGAAGCTCGCTCAGACATCAAGAAAGTCATTCGGTTTCATCGAGAGTTTCATGGAGACCGTTCCCTGCAATGTCCTCGGACTGGTCGTTACCAATGCTGGTTCCTCGAGTGCCTATGAAGGCAGCTATTATTATTAG